Proteins encoded in a region of the Fusarium falciforme chromosome 6, complete sequence genome:
- a CDS encoding Beta-glucosidase, protein MAATDTKAILASLTLEEKISLLAGANFWETAPVPAKGVPALKTSDGPNGARGETFAGGTTAACFPAASSVASTFDVDLARKIGVGLGEETLTKGARCLLGPTVCTHRHPLGGRNFESFSEDPYLAGKMASQNVQGIQSTGVSATVKHYAVNEQETQRLSVDTIVGERALREIYLKPFEIAVKEAKPGAIMTAYNKVNGIHADSQPFLLRKVLRGDWGWDGLVMSDWGGVNSTAGALNAGLDLEMPGPTRWRKVDQVLEAIKEGKVTEQVIDDRALHILNFLERENCFKNPEIPKEQAINKPEHQALIREVGAKGMVLLKNENATLPLTKEKARGKTIGLFGLAKECLAHGGGSASLNAHYKINPYDALTEAFKGEDVTFTYSQGAHMNKQLPTISSNVTDAEGNAGFTWRFYDAGSSEPSVVQNGKATSEVHVMDLGDINNKSVQVDGTWTPSSSGTYYFTLMGLGRTKVSINGTVLSDQPEDCSDPMGFLLGGVPVPMVKFDIEAGKQYKILIQSAPPVPGNDGEFGILEGKLGVRLGAIHAAEHDKDILTEAVELAKAADYAIVFTGHTLDWETEGQDQYSFNLPKEGSLDALVSGVAAVNSNTIVVNSTGVAVAMPWLDNIKALVQTWFPGQEAGNSITDVLTGAVTPEGHLTCTFPKRLEDCPAYGNFPGTYEGKQLVVKYEEGVFVGYRHFDRLSADKVNFPFGFGLSYTFFDFSDLSVAETSSEEWKVSIKVANTGVVKGAIAVQVYVGNQMQSSENPIKTLAAFKKVTLEAGASQVVELPVSARDIAFFSEKDGKWIVEGGAYNFSVAKSAGEVVQSATVNVAAKEYAP, encoded by the exons ATGGCTGCCACTGATACCAAGGCCATACTGGCCTCGCTAACactcgaggagaag ATCAGCCTCCTCGCCGGTGCCAACTTCTGGGAGACTGCCCCTGTCCCCGCAAAGGGCGTTCCTGCTCTCAAG ACCAGCGATGGCCCCAACGGTGCTCGAGGTGAGACCTTCGCCGGCGGCACCACTGCTGCTTGCTTTCCCGCCGCTTCCAGCGTCGCCTCCACTTTTGATGTCGACCTGGCCCGCAAGATCGGTGTCGGCCTGGGTGAGGAGACCCTGACCAAGGGCGCCCGCTGCCTGCTGGGCCCTACCGTCTGCACCCACCGCCACCCTCTCGGTGGTCGCAACTTCGAGTCCTTCTCCGAGGACCCCTACCTAGCTGGAAAGATGGCCTCCCAGAACGTGCAGGGCATCCAGAGCACTGGTGTCTCTGCGACCGTCAAGCACTATGCCGTTAACGAGCAGGAGACCCAGCGATTGTCTGTGGACACCATTGTTGGCGAGCGAGCCCTCCGTGAGATCTACCTGAAGCCTTTCGAGAtcgccgtcaaggaggccaagcccGGCGCTATTATGACCGCCTACAACAAGGTCAACGGCATCCACGCCGATTCTCAGCCTTTCCTGCTCCGGAAGGTCCTTCGAGGCGACTGGGGCTGGGATGGCCTCGTTATGAGCGACTGGGGTGGTGTCAACTCCACCGCTGGTGCTCTCAACGCTGGTCTCGACCTTGAGATGCCCGGCCCTACACGCTGGCGTAAGGTCGACCAGGTCCTCGAGGCtatcaaggagggcaaggtcaCCGAGCAGGTCATTGACGACCGTGCCCTGCACATCCTGAACTTCCTGGAGCGCGAGAACTGCTTTAAGAACCCCGAAATCCCCAAGGAGCAGGCCATCAATAAGCCTGAGCACCAAGCCCTTATCCGTGAGGTTGGAGCTAAGGGCATGGTTCTGCTTAAGAATGAGAACGCCACTCTTCCCCtgaccaaggagaaggcccgCGGCAAGACCATCGGTCTCTTTGGTCTGGCTAAGGAGTGCCTCGCCCACGGTGGTGGCAGTGCTTCCCTAAACGCCCACTATAAGATTAACCCTTATGATGCCCTCACCGAGGCTTTCAAGGGCGAAGATGTCACCTTTACCTACTCTCAGG GCGCTCACATGAACAAGCAACTTCCCACTATTTCCTCCAATGTTACGGATGCTGAAGGCAACGCCGGCTTTACGTGGCGATTCTACGACGCCGGTAGCTCAGAGCCCTCCGTTGTTCAGAACGGCAAGGCTACATCTGAGGTTCACGTTATGGACCTCGGTGATATCAACAACAAGAGCGTCCAAGTCGACGGCACCTGGACCCCTTCTAGCTCTGGAACCTACTACTTCACCCTGATGGGCCTGGGTCGTACCAAGGTCTCCATCAACGGTACCGTTCTTTCCGACCAGCCCGAGGACTGCTCCGACCCCATGGGTTTCCTCCTTGGCGGCGTCCCCGTCCCCATGGTCAAGTTTGATATCGAGGCGGGCAAGCAGTACAAAATCCTTATCCAGAGCGCTCCTCCCGTGCCTGGAAACGATGGCGAGTTCGGCATTCTCGAGGGCAAGCTTGGTGTGCGACTGGGCGCCATTCATGCTGCCGAGCACGACAAGGATATCCTGACTGAGGCTGTCGAGCTTGCTAAGGCTGCTGACTACGCCATCGTCTTCACCGGCCACACCCTCGACTGGGAGACCGAGGGTCAGGACCAGTACAGCTTCAACCTCCCTAAGGAGGGTAGCCTGGATGCCCTCGTTTCTGGCGTTGCTGCCGTCAACTCCAACACTATTGTCGTCAACTCCACTGGTGTGGCCGTCGCCATGCCCTGGCTCGACAACATCAAGGCCCTGGTCCAGACCTGGTTCCCTGGTCAGGAGGCCGGTAACTCCATCACCGACGTGCTGACCGGCGCCGTCACCCCCGAAGGCCACCTTACCTGCACCTTCCCCAAGAGGCTCGAGGACTGTCCTGCCTATGGCAACTTCCCCGGTACCTACGAGGGCAAGCAGCTTGTCGTCAAGTACGAGGAGGGCGTCTTCGTCGGTTACCGTCACTTCGACCGCCTGTCCGCTGACAAAGTCAACTTCCCCTTCGGTTTCGGTCTGTCCTACACCTTCTTCGACTTCTCCGACCTCTCCGTCGCGGAGACCTCTTCCGAAGAGTGGAAGGTTAGCATCAAGGTTGCCAACACCGGTGTCGTCAAGGGTGCCATCGCCGTCCAAGTCTACGTCGGCAACCAGATGCAGTCGTCAGAGAACCCCATCAAGACCCTCGCTGCTTTCAAGAAGGTCACCCTCGAGGCCGGCGCCTCCCAGGTCGTGGAGCTTCCCGTCAGCGCTCGGGACATCGCCTTCTTCAGCGAGAAGGACGGCAAGTGGATTGTCGAAGGCGGTGCCTACAACTTCAGCGTCGCCAAGAGCGCCGGTGAGGTTGTCCAGAGCGCTACCGTTAATGTCGCTGCCAAGGAGTACGCTCCTTAG